The Chelonoidis abingdonii isolate Lonesome George chromosome 15, CheloAbing_2.0, whole genome shotgun sequence genomic interval ggctaacagatgtattggagcataagcttttgtgggtgaatatggCATGCATCTGAACAAAGtgggtaccacaggactctttgttgctgttaTGATAAAGTTGTAAATTGCTGGAGAGCTTTGAAAGGACACTTTGTGGCCTGTGGGGAAGGCTAAGGCTTGCTGCTGGTACCTCCAGCACTAACACTGGACTGACGTGGAATTCTATAGACAAGGACAATGGACAGAAAACAGCTTCATTCAACTTACCAGACAGATAGATGTCTCAGTTTAGTCACCCCATGTTTGCCCTGTAGCCCAGTGGTATGCATGCAGGAAGCCAGTAGATCAGCTATAATTTGAGCTAAGATCTGCGCTTAGCAATGCATTCTGCAAAGACATTCTACCACTATGGTCTGAGTGTCTTTTGTCACCCTGACTCTTGTCAAGGACACTGAAGAAATGATCACTCCTACAGAATAGGTTTTTTGAATGTGCAATTAAAATTTATTGCTTTACATAGTAGTTACCAGAAGGCAGCTGAAGCACAATACAAATGTCAGGCTTAAGGAAGGTCAGTCTTGCAGCCACTGGTAATTTCACAGTTTAAGTGGAGACCACCACTTTTTGGCAAAGGATGAAAGTTAGTAGAAGCCCATTTGCTTCCTAAGCACTGATTTTAGACAGTGTGCTTCAGTCTGAAAGCAAGTGCTTCCATGTTACTTGGAATCTTGTGCCTATACCAGAGATGAGGAAACTGGAACACAACAGCTTACTGTCATCATTGTGATGAAGTCCAAGCCATGGCATAAAGTTGGCAAGTATGAGTGTATCATCTGCCTCTTAAGATTCCTCTTGCTCCTCTATTCAATCTTGTTCTCAGTAGGTGACTTCCTGTCCTGAGGAGTGCTTTGGTATTCCACAGAAATCTCAATGTGTGTTTAGATATGCCACCCTATTATTCCTGCATATTTGCATAGAGGGCTTCAAGTTGGGTCTGAAAGTATTTAGAGAGTTCTGTTCTCTTTGCCTTCAGGGTTGGAGTCAGGAGTCCCTGTTCAATAGTGAACATCTCTGGATGAATGTAGATGTCTTTAACCTGAGTGTAGAAAGATAGACATTTACACTTTCTAGCACATCATGGACTGCTAGTTTATCAGCACCATGTTAAACTGAAGAGCCACTGAATTTCCATATGGACAGGTTCTTTACTAATGCCGTTCAGGACTCGTTTAAGCTACAGCAGTGCATACTTCCCAGGTCTTTGGCAGCCACTGTTTGCCTGTGCTAATGTCTGTTATATAATCCTAAATACTCACTTGTTCAAAAGACTTAAGGCCAGCTTCTCTTCCTACTTTGACCATATCttctaaaatagcttttttcaATACCTAGAATAGACCAAGTTGAAAAAACAGACATCATGTAACACAGCAAGCAGAAGTTTAAAGCTACCTCCCTTTCTAAATCCATGGTGGAGTAGTGGTCTTGTTGTGAAGCTATGCCTAAGGTGTTGGATACTTGTCACTCAGTACTGTGTTCAGAACCCTATAAACATTAGGCACATCCCCATGAAGGCCAGTAGAGCATTATCCTCATTTGCTAAGTTGGAAGTCATTACACTGCCTTAGTCTTCCTAAGCTCCTGTGGCAATGGCAGAGCTAAGACTGGAACTCAAGGCTTGCCACCTCAACCCAGTGCTTACTCCAGGACATACTCAAAACAGCTGTGACTAAGGGCTAGCAACTAgtattttaaatggaagcttaAAATATAAAACCAGAGACACTAAAATATCCTAAATCCACATTAAAGGCAGTTTCTGCCAGACTATTGTTCTCTGCAGCACAAGTATAATACACCCAGAAGATACAATCTTAAGATAAAAAGCCACTTACTGAATTTTTGTAAATTTCTTCAGACAAATCTTTTATTCCAAGTTTTGCTGCAAATTTTGGAAGTACCTCAGGGTCAGGAACCACTACACCCACTAGAGAGGACTGTGGAGAGAGTCACATTTGGAACAAGATGTATGATATGAAAGTGTCAAAAGTTTAATGCAATCCTGTTCAACATTTAACTGTTGGACTCAGTACAGGAGGAGTCATACCTAGAATCTCAACCCAAAGAGGCTTTGCAGAACTATAGGATTCTCACTTTGCCCATCACTGATATGAACAGATGACATGCATCATGGATCAGAGGAAGTGCCTAGttaagctaattttttttttttaaaaaagtggcaATTATTGCAGAAAATTCTTTTCCAGGTATCTGGCTAGcaaatcttgcccacatgctcaaggcaTAACCACCACCCTGTTTGGTATCAGGAAGGATGTTtgaagtcagattggcagaaaccctcagggtttttttttggccttcctctaCAAGATGGGGCACTGGTCATGGGCTGGTTTTAACTAGAGTAAATGGTATTCTCTGTAACTTACAATCTTTAGTCACAATTTGGAAGCTTCAGTAAATCAACCTAGGTTATGGCCTTATTGCAGAAGTGGGTGAGATTGTGGCCTGTAacgtgcaggaggttagactagatgaccatgatgctcctttctggccttaaagtctaatACAATTGCCTGAGTCCTCTGGATAGGAGAGAGTGTTATACACCAACATACTTACCATTTGAGTTAGAGTTTTCCATAATTTAAGCAAGCTCAGAGTGAGCTACAGTTTAATGTCTTCAAATCAGACTTTAACCACTCAGCCTAGGCTCTGGGCACCCATTTCTTAAGAGTGATCAGTCTGTTTAAGATGTTTCAGCATTGGTTTAAATGCTCCCATTAAGATTCCCATGTACTTCATCAATTGCAGTGATATCACTTAGGCAACTTCTGATCACTCAAAACCCACACAGATATTGAATTACCCCTAAGTTAATTCTTATCACCTCCCAGCACACTTAGAAGTCATAAAGATTGTGGGATAGCATCCTGACAAACACTGCTGAAGAGAAGATTCCTGCCCTCTAATGGGAAGGCTAGCAAGAGACAGCCTTGTTCACAggcaggggttttttttgctttaaagaaTCCCtgtgtagtctgacctcctatatatcacaaGCCAGCTATACCCACacagaggctctggaggggaaGCTGCAGCTTGTACACAGAACAAGCTTCAGAGCAATTTATGGGTCTGAAGTACTCAAGGTAATGCTTCAGAAGGCCCAATTCTTCAAGGCTGAGCACTCATTTCCTATTTAGGAAGTAAAGCACTCAGGAAAGCAGCAATTTACCTTTAAGCTCTCCCCATGTACGAAAACTTGGGCAACAGGAGCACTTCTGATGTAGACATTTTCGATCTTCTCTGGTGCAATGTACTCTCCTTGTGCTAGCTTAAAGATGTTCTTCTTTCTGTCAATGATCTTCAGAGTTCCATTCTACGGTAATGTTTTAATGTTAAGGTATTTCCTAATAGTCATtccttctccccccccgccccccattacAGCTTGCTTCTAAAAAGTTGACCTACTCCCTTTTGCAATggatttaatttttgttgcatGGAATCATGCAGCTTGTCTCAGACAGCTGCATCTTCACAACCCCACAGAGAAGTTGAGAGGTACTAATTGGTTCAGAGAAACTGATTAACTTAAGCCCCAACTCCTCAGTTATTCTTCCAATTATCTCAGGACATGATTAGGCAGCACCTTTATTTTCTCTTAATAAGGAGAAGATCTCACCTTGCCTGATCATTgtgaaagcagtggcatgttctTGAGTTAAATTACTGGCCTGACAGGTGTTATTTGAAGCCTTCCTTGTCTGAGCTAATTGGTCTTGGGCACTCCACCCTCATGCAAGAAACTAACAGTTACTGCCATCTTTGTTTTACCATATATTGTACCAATCAGTGGTGAGAAGGGGTCCTTAGATGGACTCTACACTCTGACATCTAAGTTTTAATCAACACCCCAATTCCAGACACCAGTTCTATGTCTATATTATCTTTGTAGTATGCTAAACAAAGCCCCCAAATTTAACTAGAGTTATCTGGAGTATATACCCAAAGATGTGTAGGCCTATCTTTAACAGTTTGGGAAGATACTAGTATTATGTACCTTACGACAATCCAATATTTTTTGCCATCACTACAAATTTAGTAGTGACTATCACTTCCCCAAGATTCCTCAACCAACTAGGGAAGTGTTCCTCCTATAGCAGGTATTAAGCCAGTGAAAACTTACTGGCATCCATTTCCCAATGTCTCCAGTGTGAAGCCAGCCATCCTTGTCAATAGCTTCAGCTGTTCTCTCAGGATCCTTTAAGTAACCTTTGAAGACATTTGATCCTTTAATGCAGACCTACAGCATGCAAACAAGAGCCATTTGTCATTACATGTAGCATTGCACCAGTCCTCACAGCATCACTCCAGAGACAGGTTTGCCTACCTCTCCTTCATTATTGGAAGAGAAGTAGTTCATGTCAGCCACATCTTCTAGTTTTATGATATTGCAGGGTAGAGGGGCTCCAACATGACCTGCAGGAGAAATTTAGGCAGATTTTACTTGTAAGATCTCTAACCTTTTGCAGAATCCATGGGCGACTTCCTCACACCCTCAAGGTACTTCCTACTTTACTTCGAGACACTGGAATTCAAACCCTTGAGATTCtttcagccccccccccacccatatATTGCTTTGGAGTTTCTAAATGGTGTACTATTCAAGGTAGGAAAGTACTGGCTGGATCAGGGATGTTCACTGCTGCAGGAAAACAAATCTGAACAGATCTTGATTAGAGATGAAGAGCATTTTAGCTGCCACGTTCTTTATGCTGAAACTATAAAATCTCCTACATTTCAAACTCCTATCTATTGAGATGCAAGTCATTGGTCCTTACCACTGATTGTTTAAAATCCTAGGACATGTGTAAGTTAGCTAGCTCCCTCCATCTCATGTCCTGGCAGTTTTCTAATTTGGGTAATTTCTCCCCAaatttctccccctcctgctcatctttttcaaattgtatttgaaATTTTACCCTGTCTTAAGTCTTAGCTATTGTGTGCTGGTAAATGGATTTCTGCCTAGTAGTTTTGATTCACAGTGATTAAGTGATCCAAGCTGGATCTAGCAGTTTCCTGAATAATGGTTGTATTGAGGCTTAGGTACCCAATATTTAGGTTTTATTATGAGCAATAAAACAGCTCTGCATTCTTCCAGGAAGATACTGAATCAACATCCACTTGTATTCCATATGTTGTGCAGAAACACCTAAAAACATAACAGTACCTCTCTGGATTATGTTTaggtccctaccaaattcatggtcatgatttttaaagtcaaattccatgtcagctatttaaatctgatatTTCAGTGTTGTagttgtaggggtcctgacccaaaaaaggagttgtggaaGGGTTGCAAGATTGTAGGGGGTTGCAgcattgctacccttacttctctgctgctggtggtagTGGCGGCATTGCTTTCAGAGTTAGGCAGCTGGAGAATGGGTGGCTGCTAGCTGAGaacccagctctgatggcagagccactgccagcagcagtgcagaagtaaggatggcatggtatggtattgcaacCATTACTTCTGTCCTGCTGCCGGCAAGGTACCTCATaggtgggcacctggccaacagctgcaggtctggccacccagctctgaaggcagctgtcgggtggcaatattgtgacccctaaaataaccttgcaacccccctgcaactcccttttgcatcaggacccccagtttggaaaacactggtctcccttgtgaaatctttatagcatagggtaaaagcacacgaCAAGATTTGACAGGGAGAGACTagatttcatggctgtgaatttggtaggcccttATGTTTCAGGAGAGAGACTGGAGATTCTGGGTGAAGTGTGAGCAAGGAAGACATGCATGTGTGCTTTGGTCCTttagagcagtgattctgaagcttttgtactggtgacccctttcacatggaAGCCTGAGTGCaactcccttataaattaaaacactttaaatatgTTTAATACTCTTATAAATGCTGAGGCAAAatgggcttggggtggaggctgacagctcacaacctccCCCCTTCCCATGTAAtaccctgaggggtcctgacccccagtttgagaagccctgcttGAGAGCTTTATATGCCCAAAGAACACAGTTCTATCCTTCTGCCctcaaaaaaaaaagctactattAAGCCAGCTGGTCAGTATGTTCATGTGATGAACAGAAGAGGCTATTCAGGCTAGCCAGCCCTCAAAGAAAAGTGAAAGCAAGGTTAACTGGTGCTAACAGGTGTTTGAGAAGGTGTATAGACTACAGGGCAGCAATAAGCTGAAAGAGCATTTAAATTGTGTCTGCCAGGGTGATCTTTTCAAAGGCTCCTAGGACAATTTAGTTGCCCAACACCATGGAAGTGAGGCATCTGCCTTTGTCAGCTTCAGGGAAGATGTTCAATCTCAGCCATACCTGTTGTGCAATCTCCAGGCACTGTGAAGGTGCAGCCAGCTGCGCATTCTGTCTGACCATAAGCTTCAAAAATCTGGATAAGATGGAAACAAATACCCTTTTAATGTTGAGTCCTTGTGCAGTCACTGCTGTAACATAAGAGTCATGCCCATCTGTAGAGCGTCAAGATGCACTTTACATGACAATATCAAGTCTTTTGCTACTTCTGTCATATCCAGCCTGTGTGTGCAATAGAAGCAGATAGCAAAGAATATGGTGTGCAGCTATTGTAAAAAATTCCAGATACAATAGCCTGCTGTTTTGTTATGGTCAGAATTTTACCACTGAAGGCTTCGCCTACATCCAGTCCCTTCATATAAACAATTCCTAGTGCAGGCCTGCCTATTAAACATACCAAGAGAGatctcctccaaactcttcctaTTGGAGGAAACCTATTTAGCTTTCTTGCCCTGAGCAGAGCTGTCCAGACTCCTTTCCCAGTCCCCTCCAGAGCCATTCCCACCACTCACACCCTGTGTAGAGCTAGTGGTGCACTCCTGCCACAGAGGACCCTACATAAAGTGGCTGAAGTGCAAACACTTGCTAACAGGGCATGTTTCTAGAAGACTCCTGACTCCCCATTACACTCCCCTGCACATTGACTGCTTTATTGCAGAGAGAAGAACTACTCAAAACAGCATACCACAAAAGGTTCGTGTTCTCCCCTTGCTATACGAATGCCACAGCATGGGGGTGGCAAACTTAATTTGCCGAGAGAAACATGTACAAAAAAACCAGAACAAGTCTTAATAGGATTGTGACACTACATGATGCTTTAAATTCAGTCATTTTCTTTGCTGCTCCTCGCCACCCTTCTTTGCTTTCTATTTGGAATAAGCTTTTCATGGCAGGGAGTTGGTCTTCAGATTTGGCTATATGAAGTGCCTGACAGCGTCAGCCTTCCAAGCAACCTCATCCTCCACCTCATTCAGGAAGAGGCCCTTATTCTACATAGCACAGAGTGTAAAGATTGTATGATGTTGGAGCCAGCTAGAAGAGTGCAAGTATATAGATAGGTGAGAAAAGTTTTAGTGTGATTAAGAGTCAATGATGCAGAAGGAAAGTCTGTTCTAGAAGTGACGTCTTTTAGTGCAAAACTGTTCTCTGCAATGTGGAATGCTATGGCATTTATCTTAGCTGCATGCTGAGAAGTCCATACTTCACACAAAAATAATCCCCCACTATACTCAGTCTAGGCCAGTGTCACTTATCCCTGAAAGTGACATCTAAAAAAAGTGTTCTGTCAAATCAAGTATGACAAGTTAGCCATAGTCTCAGAGAAGAGTCTGCACCATGGAATAGGATGGCAAAGATGGCTCACCTGACATCCCAATGCTCCTCGGAGAAATGTCAGGACAGAGGGAGATATGGGGGCAGCTGCTGTTACCATTATACGCACCTGCCCACCCATGGTCTCCTGCAAGAAATGATTAAAGTAGTCAAAAAAGCAGAGCCTGATCCATCTATAGGAGTCAAGAGTTTGTGACTAATCAGCATGTTTAACTGGATCTCATTTTAAAGTGGTGTACAGGAACCTATGACTTCATTCAAGGTATGCCTGTTTTCTTGatttcttcctccccctctccttaaCAGCAACCACTGCCACAAGCAGCTAGCAAGTCACTGTCTAAGCCACACAAGCACTCAAAGGGCAGCATACCACTTCTTGAACAGAACTGAGCACTGCTCCAGCTAATGGAGGATTAAGGCTTAGTTGCTTatgggtgtagagtgcagcgctaggagccgtgctcccagtgttgccaccctgattacactaacactttacagcgctgcatcttgcggTGCTCAGGggcatgttttttcacacctctgagcacgaaagttgcagcgctgtaaagtgccaatgtagccaagcccttagttgcCATTCACCGAAGGGAGAGGATCACAAGATATGCCAACAGGTCTTCCTATCCAACGGGCATCAGTAGTGCAAGCACCAAGCTgctcaaaggaaaaaaagttgaGACATCACTGTATTCTGTCCCACTTGGCTCTAGAACATGGTAGCCACTTTTTAGAATTACTTCAAGGCAACCATGTCTAGCTTAGAAGTCAGATCAGAACTCTTCCCCGCTGCTAATTTGGCAAGGGTCTTTGAGTGCTTTAAGTGCCAAGAATTACACTCTCTCAATTGAGGTAGCCACATGCAACATCTGAACTGGAGGTGGAATGCTTGTTCGTTATCCATTTTACATGGCCAGCCAGTGATCACTCAAGGATTAGATTTCTACCTTCATCTTTAGCTTCCAGAtctcattccctcccctcccatgctGCTATTGCCCCAATTTGTTTGTTGATCCAGTGGCTGCTCACTCTGAACAAAGAACTGGGCTATTCTCCTCTTAGATGCCAAAAGAAGTATCTTGTGTACTACCCCTTACACTAATATACACTAACAGTCACCAAGGATTGGATGCGTCTAGATTTTAAGGAGAAGACATTCTATTTAATAAAAGCAGCCGTCTCATCTTTCAGAAGAGCGTCGACTCAACTCAGGGGCACAGTATATTTTCCCCCAGACACTTCTGTCCAACTGGAACACAGCAACTCAAAGTTGCATTCATGCATGTGTGTACAATGAAGTTAATCACTGCAAGTCTATCAGTTTTACTGTGTTGGTTTGAACTATTGCTATAGAACAGCATAGTGTTTAGACGTCCTTGTGTGTAATTCACTGCAATATTACAGGGCCAGAATGGGAAACAATCTACAGATGTGCCAAGTCTGCTACAATACAGCCTGGCTCTTCAGTTCATGTTAGACTCCTGCTTTCAGCTCTGATCCAAGGTAAACAGCATTACAGTGGCTATGAGAGTCTTATTTGGCTTACCATGCTGTTCTAGTCTGCTTATCTCCAGCAGCTCATCTATCACCTTTAGGCCTGGAGCGGTTACTGTGAATATGTTCTGTTACTCAAGTTATATGCATCTTTGAGACATACCTGGACTTTCTTAAAGATCATTTTGTCCCAGATGCTGTCATTTCGGAGAATGCCCTTCTTCACTTCGTCCAGTTTTCTGGCTAATGCAAAGTTTAACAGAACCCGTTTCAATGGATTCTGTGCACCACTTTGTATCTGCAGGTGAAAAGCGGTTTCAATGAGTTTATTCATGAGCTCACCAGGATATTTTCCCTCATGAGAaacaaatatgatttttaaaaagtttgaagaGTGCTAGATTCAGTGTCTAGTGCCATCTTCCTCCATTTAGAGACAGCATGGACATTGGGGAATATAATGGTGCCAGTTGGTGTAGTGGTCACATCTCAGCCATGACCTTGAGGGACTGCCTGTGTGGTAGATTGGGCCTTGCAGGCTCTGCAAAGAATGCCATGACAGTAAAGACTGCCAACAGGATTTGTTTGCACTTTAAGTAGAAGCCGACATTCCTGCCATGGAGTGTTAACAGTTGAAGATCCATATTTAAATTtgttgtattactgtagcatttaGGAGCAACAATCATGACACCAAGCCcccacattgtgctaggctcaCTCCTCTAATCAGGACCTCTGCCCCCAACTTGTGGGTATTCAGTACATTTAATTTAAAGCCAAGTTTCCAGTAAGTGCTAAGTTTGTGAATTTGCAACTGTTGGAAGCAGATTTAAGTGCACATCCCCCTGCATGTAAATTTATCTAGGAAAGCAGCAGCTTTTAGTACCTTGTCATAGATCCTGTTGAGCAATCTTGGTACTGTTGGAAACACAGTTGGCTTCAAGGTTTTCATGTCATCCGTTAGTAGTCTGATGTCTCCTTGGAAGAAACCCACTCTTGCACCACTGGAGTACATTATAGTCTAAGTAAATATACAGAGAATGAGCCTAGTTCTGCAAGTCCTTGCTTGGGGTAAGAATTCCCAACCTCATGACTAGGAGTGTCagaacaattcatgagtttaagGCTATGCAGGCTTGTCAGATCTATAGCCTGCAGCTTCCTTGGAGAAGTGAAATGGTTCTCCTTTGTGCTTATGTACCTCCTGGGAGCCAAGGATGAAATCTTCAtcatatccccattttatggatgggcaAGTTACTTGTACCTGTTAACCAAATGACATCCCTCATGATAAAAACTAGACCTACATGAGATCCTGGACTGTAGTGCAACAAGTGAAGAAACAGTTAGTTGTGATATTAAGGTCTTTAAGAACACTATTAACACTCAGAAAA includes:
- the ACSL5 gene encoding long-chain-fatty-acid--CoA ligase 5; amino-acid sequence: MIWLLHFLFSPLPTPALIGLVVLGATIFLWVITRPKTISSPIDLNNQSIGIQGGARGSTFLPENELLAYYYEDAKTMYEVFQRGLRVSENGPCLGYRKPKQPYQWLTYKQVSDRAEYLGSGLLFKGCTPSQDQFIGIFAQNRPEWIISEYACYTYSMVAVPLYDTLGPDAIVFIINKADISMVICDKPEKALILLENCEQGKIPGLKTIILMDLFDELKDKGAKEGVEILSFQEAEELGRNNLREPVPPKPEDLSVVCFTSGTTGDPKGAMLTHENVVANAAAFLKSTETTFDCKTSDISVSYLPLAHMFERVLQTIMYSSGARVGFFQGDIRLLTDDMKTLKPTVFPTVPRLLNRIYDKIQSGAQNPLKRVLLNFALARKLDEVKKGILRNDSIWDKMIFKKVQETMGGQVRIMVTAAAPISPSVLTFLRGALGCQIFEAYGQTECAAGCTFTVPGDCTTGHVGAPLPCNIIKLEDVADMNYFSSNNEGEVCIKGSNVFKGYLKDPERTAEAIDKDGWLHTGDIGKWMPNGTLKIIDRKKNIFKLAQGEYIAPEKIENVYIRSAPVAQVFVHGESLKSSLVGVVVPDPEVLPKFAAKLGIKDLSEEIYKNSVLKKAILEDMVKVGREAGLKSFEQVKDIYIHPEMFTIEQGLLTPTLKAKRTELSKYFQTQLEALYANMQE